The proteins below are encoded in one region of Halococcus saccharolyticus DSM 5350:
- a CDS encoding HIT family protein: MSTDCPFCGIIAGEIPGRIVHETDTVTAFLDANPLAPGHTLVVPNDHHERLDELPEELASDVFAALHRLTPAIEAAVDADATTVAFNNGSAAGQEVPHVHGHVIPRFEDDGGAPIHVVAGDRPDLADDDLDRIADDVRDAQ, translated from the coding sequence ATGTCCACCGACTGTCCGTTCTGCGGGATCATCGCCGGCGAGATCCCTGGCCGCATCGTCCACGAAACCGACACCGTGACCGCGTTCCTCGACGCGAACCCGCTCGCACCTGGCCACACGCTCGTGGTGCCGAACGACCACCACGAGCGCCTCGACGAGCTCCCCGAAGAGCTTGCAAGCGACGTCTTCGCCGCACTCCACCGGCTGACGCCAGCGATCGAGGCGGCGGTCGACGCCGATGCCACCACGGTGGCGTTCAACAACGGCTCGGCCGCCGGTCAGGAGGTGCCCCACGTCCACGGCCACGTAATCCCACGGTTCGAGGACGACGGCGGCGCGCCGATCCACGTCGTTGCCGGCGATCGACCCGACCTCGCCGACGACGATCTCGATCGGATCGCTGACGACGTTCGCGACGCTCAGTGA
- a CDS encoding transcription initiation factor IIB, producing the protein MKSSGSCPECNGQLVAVDEETACDECGLVVAADEIDRGPEWRSFERETRKRTGAPLTRSRHDRGLSTEIGRSTRLTGRKRRLFARLRRQHSRSRIASKAERNKVYAFTEIRRQVCALGLSDSVRDRACVLFESAQDADLLRGRSLEGFAAATIYAVCRTDGVSRTLAEIVTVAKASRDELTAAYDALNRDLGLPTGPIDPTEYLARFASQLGLPHGVEARARELVAEGRDRGLVSGRNPSGVAAACLYTAATETGHGLTQQAAAEVADVTPVTLRATYQELRA; encoded by the coding sequence ATGAAATCAAGCGGTAGCTGTCCGGAATGCAACGGGCAGCTAGTCGCTGTCGACGAGGAGACGGCCTGCGACGAGTGTGGTCTCGTCGTCGCGGCCGACGAGATCGACCGTGGCCCCGAGTGGCGGTCGTTCGAGCGCGAGACGCGCAAGCGAACCGGCGCACCGCTGACGCGCTCGCGTCACGACCGTGGCCTCTCGACCGAAATCGGTCGCTCGACCAGACTGACCGGACGGAAGCGCCGACTGTTCGCGCGGCTCCGCCGCCAGCACTCCCGTTCGCGGATCGCCTCGAAAGCCGAGCGCAACAAAGTGTATGCGTTCACCGAGATCAGACGTCAAGTGTGCGCGCTCGGGCTGTCGGACAGCGTCCGAGATCGGGCCTGCGTGCTGTTCGAGTCGGCCCAAGACGCCGACCTTCTCCGAGGGCGCTCGTTGGAGGGGTTCGCCGCCGCCACGATCTACGCGGTCTGTCGAACCGACGGCGTCTCACGCACGCTCGCGGAGATCGTTACGGTCGCGAAGGCGTCGCGAGACGAACTCACTGCAGCCTACGATGCCTTGAATCGCGACCTCGGTCTCCCAACGGGGCCAATCGATCCCACGGAGTATCTCGCGCGGTTCGCCAGCCAGCTCGGCCTCCCACACGGAGTCGAGGCGCGAGCGCGAGAACTCGTCGCCGAGGGTCGCGACCGCGGCCTCGTCAGCGGCCGGAATCCGAGCGGGGTGGCTGCGGCCTGTCTCTACACCGCGGCAACCGAAACCGGCCATGGCCTCACCCAGCAGGCGGCCGCCGAGGTCGCGGACGTGACGCCGGTGACGCTCCGGGCGACCTACCAAGAGCTACGCGCGTGA
- a CDS encoding minichromosome maintenance protein MCM — MARAENTELIDDFEEFYRNYYRNEIGELARQYPNEQRSLFIDWDDLYRFDSDLADDYRSQPGQLQEYAEEALRLYDLPVDVGLGRAHVRIRGLQETTEIREIRARHRGQLLSVQGTVQKATDVRPKITEAAFECQRCGTLSRIPQTGGDFQEPHECQGCERQGPFDINFDQSEFVDAQKIRVQESPEGLRGGETPQDIDVHIEDDITGAVTAGDHVRVTGVLHLDQQESGREATAMFDVYMDGVSVEIEDEQFEDMDIDEADKRAIVDLSTADDIYDQMIASIAPSIYGYEQAKLAMTLQLFSGVAKHLPDGSRIRGDLHMLLIGDPGTGKSQLLQYIRQIAPRSVYTSGKGSSSAGLTASAVQDDFGEGQQWTLEAGALVLADQGIAAVDELDKMEAGDRSAMHEALEQQTISISKAGINATLKSRCSLLGAANPKYGRFDQYESIGEQIDLEPALISRFDLIFTVTDDPDPDRDRELAEHILRTNYAGELNTQRTEQTAANVTQSEVDAVTDTVAPAIEPDLLRKYVAYAQRNCFPTMTEEAKEAISDFYVDLRSKGADEDAPIPVTARKLEALVRLAEASARVRLADTVELEDAERVIEVVRTQLQDIGVDPETGEFDADIVETGTSKTQRDRIKNVKALIAEIEEEYDAGAPIEEVLDRAEETGTERSKAEHELEKLRRQGEVYEPQTDHLRTT; from the coding sequence ATGGCTCGTGCGGAGAACACCGAACTGATCGACGACTTCGAGGAGTTCTACCGCAACTACTACCGGAACGAGATCGGCGAACTCGCCCGACAGTACCCCAACGAGCAGCGGTCGCTGTTCATCGACTGGGACGATCTCTATCGGTTCGATTCGGATCTCGCGGACGACTACCGCTCGCAACCGGGTCAGCTCCAGGAGTACGCCGAGGAGGCGCTTCGACTGTATGACCTCCCTGTGGACGTGGGCCTCGGGCGCGCACACGTCCGGATCAGGGGACTTCAGGAGACCACCGAGATCCGGGAGATCCGGGCGCGCCACCGCGGACAGCTCCTTTCAGTACAGGGTACAGTCCAGAAGGCGACCGATGTCCGTCCAAAGATCACCGAGGCCGCCTTCGAGTGCCAGCGTTGCGGGACGCTCTCTCGAATTCCACAGACGGGTGGCGATTTCCAGGAACCCCACGAGTGCCAGGGGTGTGAGCGCCAGGGCCCCTTCGACATCAACTTCGACCAGTCGGAGTTCGTCGATGCCCAGAAGATCCGGGTCCAGGAGAGTCCCGAGGGACTGCGCGGCGGCGAGACGCCTCAGGACATCGACGTCCACATCGAGGACGACATCACCGGGGCGGTGACTGCTGGCGACCACGTTCGCGTGACCGGCGTGCTCCACCTCGACCAACAGGAGTCGGGCCGGGAGGCCACGGCGATGTTCGACGTGTACATGGACGGCGTGTCGGTCGAGATCGAGGACGAGCAGTTCGAGGACATGGACATCGACGAGGCCGACAAGCGCGCGATCGTCGACCTCTCGACCGCCGACGACATCTACGACCAGATGATCGCCTCGATCGCGCCCTCGATCTACGGCTACGAGCAGGCCAAACTCGCCATGACGCTCCAGCTCTTTTCGGGCGTCGCCAAACACCTCCCCGACGGATCGCGGATCCGTGGTGACCTGCATATGCTCTTGATCGGTGATCCCGGTACTGGGAAGTCCCAGCTCCTCCAATATATCCGACAGATAGCGCCTCGATCGGTGTACACCTCGGGGAAGGGGAGCAGCTCGGCGGGGCTGACGGCGAGCGCGGTCCAGGACGACTTCGGCGAGGGCCAGCAGTGGACCCTCGAAGCAGGGGCATTGGTGCTCGCCGATCAGGGCATCGCGGCGGTTGACGAACTCGACAAGATGGAGGCGGGCGACCGGTCGGCGATGCACGAGGCGCTCGAACAGCAGACCATCAGCATCAGCAAAGCGGGGATCAACGCCACCCTCAAGTCGCGGTGTTCGCTGCTGGGTGCGGCGAACCCCAAGTACGGACGGTTCGACCAGTACGAGTCGATCGGCGAGCAGATCGACCTCGAACCCGCCCTCATTTCGCGGTTCGACCTGATATTCACCGTCACCGACGATCCCGACCCCGACCGGGACAGGGAGCTCGCCGAACACATCCTCCGGACGAACTACGCGGGCGAGCTCAACACCCAGCGAACCGAACAGACCGCGGCGAACGTCACCCAATCGGAGGTCGATGCGGTTACTGATACGGTCGCACCCGCGATCGAGCCCGATCTCCTCCGGAAGTACGTCGCCTACGCCCAGCGCAACTGCTTCCCGACGATGACCGAGGAGGCCAAAGAGGCGATCAGCGATTTCTACGTCGACCTCCGATCGAAGGGGGCCGACGAGGACGCGCCGATCCCCGTCACGGCACGGAAACTGGAGGCGCTCGTCCGGCTCGCGGAGGCGTCGGCGCGGGTCAGGCTCGCGGATACGGTCGAACTGGAGGACGCCGAACGCGTCATCGAGGTCGTCCGCACCCAGCTCCAGGATATCGGCGTCGATCCCGAAACCGGCGAGTTCGACGCCGACATCGTCGAGACCGGGACCTCGAAGACCCAGCGCGACCGAATCAAGAACGTGAAGGCGCTGATCGCGGAGATCGAGGAGGAGTACGACGCGGGCGCACCGATCGAGGAGGTGCTCGACCGCGCCGAGGAGACTGGAACCGAGCGCTCGAAGGCCGAACACGAACTCGAAAAACTGCGACGGCAGGGCGAGGTGTACGAACCGCAGACCGATCATCTCCGGACGACCTGA
- a CDS encoding pro-sigmaK processing inhibitor BofA family protein, which produces MVTGIEIAALALAVVFLLGAARIVQAARPLLINAVVGLLVFLVAEWLGVGVQIDWLTLVIVAIGGLPGAVLVVLLSVLGVAFVPAILASPFV; this is translated from the coding sequence ATGGTTACGGGAATCGAGATCGCGGCGCTCGCGCTCGCGGTCGTCTTCCTCCTCGGTGCGGCGCGGATCGTTCAGGCCGCCCGACCACTGTTGATCAACGCGGTGGTTGGTCTGCTGGTCTTCCTCGTCGCGGAGTGGCTCGGCGTCGGGGTTCAGATCGACTGGCTCACGCTCGTGATCGTCGCGATCGGCGGGCTACCGGGCGCGGTCCTCGTGGTCCTCCTTTCGGTGCTCGGGGTCGCGTTCGTCCCGGCGATCCTCGCAAGTCCGTTCGTCTGA
- a CDS encoding DEAD/DEAH box helicase has product MSQQVGRVETLFVHGVGDEYLVSAIRDGTRLFRARLELGSTDAGPRPAAFRIKEGSGEEPRSPDQFVEIARRAGRIRISEQTSRHDRDAISEMLSGYQLDAKTVRTCRYCASAGRYSPITSETAIEADGETICPDCARTELERELAHHDVSATAGDRLEELLLEVQDLDRVTNLLSGHLDPDLTKFDEMSATTEAVDPVPVGDLDLHPGMQELLDDRFETLLPVQSLAVHGGALDGDDQLVVSATATGKTLIGEMAGLDRLLRGEGKMLFLVPLVALANQKYEDFSDEYGHLADVTIRVGASRVRGDGERFDPDADIVVGTYEGIDHALRVGQDLGDIGTVVIDEVHTLEDDDRGHRLDGLIARLKGYCESRASSSHRSDGTAGTQWLYLSATVGNPRWLAGRLDANLVEFEERPVPIERHVTFADSQEKARVANKLVRREFDRESSKGYRGQTIVFTNSRRRCHELSRKLEYDAAPYHAGLDYSRRKAVERQFADQDLAAVVTTAALAAGVDFPASQVIFDSLAMGIEWLTVQEFHQMLGRAGRPDYHDRGVVYVLVEPDGSYHSSMPGSEDEIAFKLLKGEMEPVAMRYDETSAVEEVLANITVAGGGAKGLTGRMVGEVPLKHAVGKLLDYGFIDGLEPTPLGRAVTRHFLEPGVAFTMLDGIRKGVDPYDVVADVELRDEEE; this is encoded by the coding sequence GTGTCACAGCAGGTCGGGCGGGTCGAGACGCTGTTCGTCCACGGCGTCGGCGACGAGTATCTCGTCAGCGCGATCCGCGACGGGACGCGACTCTTTCGCGCGCGCCTCGAACTCGGATCGACCGACGCCGGACCGCGGCCCGCGGCCTTCCGGATCAAGGAGGGATCGGGCGAGGAGCCGCGCAGTCCCGACCAGTTCGTCGAGATCGCGCGCCGCGCCGGTCGCATCCGGATTTCCGAACAGACGAGTCGCCACGACCGCGACGCGATCTCCGAGATGCTGTCGGGCTACCAGCTCGACGCGAAAACGGTCAGAACCTGTCGGTACTGCGCGTCGGCCGGGCGGTACTCGCCGATCACGAGCGAAACCGCGATCGAAGCCGACGGCGAGACCATCTGTCCCGACTGCGCGCGGACCGAACTCGAACGCGAACTCGCTCACCACGACGTGAGCGCGACTGCGGGCGATCGGCTGGAAGAGCTGCTCCTCGAGGTCCAGGATCTCGACCGGGTCACGAACCTGCTCTCGGGCCATCTCGATCCCGACCTCACGAAGTTCGACGAGATGAGCGCCACTACTGAAGCTGTGGACCCGGTTCCGGTGGGCGATCTCGATCTCCATCCCGGCATGCAGGAACTGCTCGACGACCGCTTCGAGACCCTCCTTCCGGTGCAGAGCCTCGCGGTCCACGGCGGCGCGCTCGACGGCGACGATCAACTGGTGGTGAGCGCCACAGCTACCGGAAAGACGCTGATCGGCGAGATGGCCGGGCTCGACCGACTCCTCCGTGGGGAGGGGAAAATGCTGTTTCTCGTGCCGCTCGTGGCGCTCGCGAACCAGAAATACGAGGACTTCAGCGACGAGTACGGCCACCTCGCCGACGTCACCATCCGGGTGGGAGCGAGCCGGGTACGGGGCGACGGCGAGCGGTTCGATCCCGACGCCGACATCGTGGTCGGCACCTACGAGGGGATCGACCACGCGCTCCGGGTCGGCCAGGATCTCGGCGACATCGGGACGGTGGTGATCGACGAGGTCCATACCTTGGAGGACGACGATCGGGGCCACCGTCTCGACGGACTGATCGCCAGGCTCAAAGGCTACTGCGAGAGTCGCGCCAGCAGCAGTCACCGCAGCGACGGAACAGCCGGAACGCAGTGGCTCTACCTCTCGGCGACGGTCGGCAACCCGCGCTGGCTGGCGGGGCGGCTCGACGCGAACCTCGTGGAGTTCGAGGAACGACCGGTGCCGATCGAGCGCCACGTCACCTTCGCCGACAGCCAGGAGAAAGCCCGCGTGGCGAACAAGCTCGTCCGCCGGGAGTTCGACCGCGAGTCCTCGAAGGGGTATCGCGGCCAGACGATCGTGTTCACCAACTCCCGGCGGCGGTGTCACGAACTCAGCCGAAAGCTGGAGTACGACGCCGCGCCCTATCACGCCGGGCTCGATTACTCGCGCCGGAAGGCGGTCGAACGCCAGTTCGCCGACCAGGACCTCGCGGCGGTCGTGACGACGGCGGCGCTCGCGGCCGGCGTCGACTTCCCGGCCTCCCAGGTGATCTTCGACTCGCTGGCGATGGGGATCGAATGGCTGACAGTACAGGAGTTCCACCAGATGCTCGGGCGTGCGGGCCGGCCGGACTATCACGACCGCGGCGTGGTCTACGTCCTCGTCGAACCCGACGGGAGCTACCATTCGAGCATGCCTGGCTCCGAGGACGAGATCGCTTTCAAGCTTCTCAAAGGCGAGATGGAACCGGTTGCGATGCGCTACGACGAAACCAGCGCGGTGGAGGAGGTCCTCGCGAACATCACCGTGGCGGGCGGGGGCGCGAAGGGGCTCACCGGCCGGATGGTTGGCGAGGTGCCGTTGAAACACGCAGTCGGCAAACTGCTCGATTACGGGTTCATCGACGGTCTCGAACCCACACCCCTCGGCCGCGCGGTGACGCGCCACTTCCTCGAACCCGGTGTGGCGTTCACGATGCTCGACGGGATCCGGAAAGGGGTTGATCCCTACGATGTGGTGGCGGATGTCGAGCTCCGCGACGAGGAGGAGTAG
- a CDS encoding cupin domain-containing protein codes for MSESPEPSQSSEPSPVVRRADDVAYEPVDAADGLEKGVLVDEARGAPNFAIRRFTLAPGAEVPKHTNEVEHEQYVLEGEYVVGISEASKTPREDGDSEAHCASGRASGQGPRAEAVDDDEEHTVSAGDSLLIPAGTVHWYRNEGDEEGAFICAVPNGDDAIELVE; via the coding sequence ATGAGCGAGTCACCCGAACCGTCCCAGTCATCCGAGCCGTCGCCGGTCGTGCGACGAGCCGACGATGTCGCGTACGAGCCCGTCGATGCAGCCGACGGCCTCGAAAAGGGCGTGCTTGTCGACGAAGCTCGCGGTGCGCCAAACTTCGCCATCCGGCGGTTCACGCTCGCTCCCGGGGCCGAGGTCCCGAAACACACCAACGAAGTCGAACACGAGCAGTACGTTCTGGAGGGGGAGTACGTGGTCGGTATCAGCGAGGCGTCGAAGACGCCTCGGGAAGACGGCGACAGCGAGGCACACTGTGCCTCGGGCCGTGCGAGCGGGCAAGGCCCGCGAGCAGAAGCCGTCGACGACGACGAGGAACACACCGTGAGCGCCGGCGACTCGCTGTTGATCCCGGCAGGAACGGTCCACTGGTATCGCAACGAGGGAGACGAGGAAGGGGCGTTCATCTGCGCGGTGCCGAACGGTGACGACGCGATCGAACTCGTCGAGTAG
- a CDS encoding CBS domain-containing protein produces the protein MPSFRIGRIAGIPIKVGLSFLLVLPLFAWLIAADVNRWTGIMNDVVGANLPVASLSAGSTPLVLGSVAAIGLFVGVVLHELGHSLVAMRYGYPIDSITLWFLGGIAQLTEMPEDWRQEFAVAVAGPIVSIAVGAVSYLGFLALPESFGAARFVLAYLALANVVLAGFNLLPGFPMDGGRVLRALLARNRTHARATQLAAEVGKGFAFLLGLAGLLSGGIVLIAIAFFIYMSAAGEAQQATTKAALEGVAIERVMTPANEIHAVAPETSVAELIDRMLTERHTGYPVLDDGKLVGLVTLSDAREVREVERDAYRVEEVMTRELTTIPADADAMTALSTMQSEGVGRLPVVDLRGEFTGLVSRTDLMTALTILQSSESAASTPDTPRSADETVR, from the coding sequence ATGCCCAGCTTTCGGATCGGCCGCATCGCCGGGATCCCCATCAAGGTCGGTCTGTCGTTCTTGCTCGTGCTCCCCCTGTTCGCGTGGCTCATCGCCGCCGACGTGAATCGGTGGACCGGCATCATGAACGACGTCGTGGGGGCAAACCTCCCAGTGGCGTCGCTGTCGGCGGGCTCGACGCCGCTCGTGCTCGGCAGCGTCGCCGCGATCGGGCTGTTCGTCGGGGTCGTGCTCCACGAGCTCGGCCACTCGCTCGTGGCGATGCGCTATGGCTACCCGATCGACTCGATCACGCTCTGGTTTCTTGGCGGGATCGCCCAGTTGACGGAGATGCCCGAGGACTGGCGACAGGAGTTCGCCGTCGCGGTCGCCGGGCCGATCGTGAGCATCGCGGTCGGTGCGGTGTCGTATCTCGGCTTCCTCGCACTCCCCGAGTCGTTCGGGGCCGCCCGATTCGTGCTCGCGTATCTCGCGCTGGCGAACGTCGTGCTCGCGGGGTTCAATCTCCTCCCCGGCTTCCCGATGGACGGCGGTCGCGTCCTGCGTGCGCTGCTCGCGCGCAATCGCACCCACGCTCGGGCGACGCAGCTCGCCGCCGAGGTCGGCAAGGGGTTCGCGTTCCTGCTCGGCCTCGCGGGGCTGCTCTCTGGCGGAATCGTGCTGATCGCGATCGCCTTTTTCATCTACATGAGTGCCGCCGGTGAGGCCCAGCAGGCCACCACGAAGGCCGCTCTGGAGGGGGTTGCAATCGAGCGGGTCATGACGCCTGCCAACGAGATCCACGCCGTCGCACCGGAGACCTCGGTCGCCGAACTGATCGATCGGATGCTGACCGAGCGCCACACCGGCTATCCCGTCCTCGACGATGGCAAGCTCGTCGGGCTGGTCACGCTGTCGGACGCCCGCGAAGTTCGGGAGGTCGAACGCGACGCCTATCGGGTCGAGGAGGTGATGACCCGCGAACTCACGACGATCCCAGCGGATGCCGACGCGATGACCGCGCTCTCGACGATGCAATCCGAAGGCGTCGGCCGACTCCCGGTCGTCGATCTCCGCGGGGAGTTCACCGGTCTCGTCTCCCGAACCGATCTGATGACCGCGCTGACGATCCTCCAGTCGAGCGAGAGCGCGGCGTCCACACCGGACACACCACGATCGGCCGACGAGACGGTCCGGTGA
- a CDS encoding competence/damage-inducible protein A, translated as MQVALLTVGDELLAGDTQNTNATWLAGQLTDRGATVARVLVVPDDRDLIARKVCEFAERFDAVIVTGGLGGTPDDVTMAAVAAAFDRPLAPDDRALADVEATVKAVREEFPDIDLDHEAEASIPDGSRPLLNEPGLAPGCVIENTYVLPGVPGEMKAMFESVADSFGGDVESRTFHTATPEADLVADLEAAGEQFDVAVGCYPDPAVRHNRIKLTGEDPTELDRAAEWLEARVEVTTPTE; from the coding sequence ATGCAGGTCGCGCTTCTCACCGTCGGCGACGAGCTTCTCGCGGGCGACACCCAGAACACCAACGCGACGTGGCTCGCGGGGCAGCTCACTGATCGTGGCGCGACGGTCGCGAGAGTTCTCGTGGTGCCCGACGACCGCGACCTGATCGCCCGGAAGGTGTGCGAGTTCGCCGAGCGTTTCGACGCCGTGATCGTGACGGGTGGGCTCGGTGGCACGCCCGACGACGTCACGATGGCTGCGGTTGCAGCGGCGTTCGACCGCCCGCTCGCGCCCGACGACCGTGCGCTCGCCGACGTCGAGGCCACGGTCAAGGCGGTTCGCGAGGAGTTCCCCGACATCGATCTCGACCACGAGGCCGAGGCCTCGATCCCTGACGGAAGTCGACCGCTGCTGAACGAGCCGGGTCTCGCACCGGGCTGCGTGATCGAGAATACCTACGTGCTCCCCGGCGTTCCCGGTGAGATGAAGGCGATGTTCGAGTCGGTTGCGGACTCGTTCGGGGGCGATGTCGAGTCACGGACGTTCCACACCGCGACCCCGGAGGCCGATCTCGTCGCCGACCTCGAAGCCGCCGGCGAACAGTTCGACGTCGCCGTCGGGTGCTATCCCGATCCCGCAGTCCGCCACAACCGGATCAAACTCACCGGCGAGGACCCTACCGAACTCGACAGAGCAGCGGAGTGGCTCGAAGCCCGCGTCGAGGTGACGACGCCGACGGAGTGA
- a CDS encoding biotin transporter BioY translates to MSAETGDVELVGDAAASNLARAALFAALIGAFAYVSFPNPVSPAPVTLQVLGVFLAGILLGPVWGGAACGLYLLAGALGAPVFAGGSAGLGVLVGPTAGYLWSYPFAAAAIGVVVHGGTSLVDPKSVGLARLVGAMVLGVIVIYTFGVVGLMVVQNLGPVEAFVGGAAAFIPAEALKIAAGVGIVRSDAIAATA, encoded by the coding sequence ATGAGCGCCGAAACCGGCGACGTGGAGCTCGTTGGCGACGCAGCCGCGAGCAACCTCGCGCGCGCAGCACTGTTCGCCGCCCTGATCGGCGCGTTCGCCTACGTCAGCTTCCCGAACCCCGTCTCACCCGCCCCGGTCACGCTCCAGGTGCTCGGCGTCTTTCTCGCGGGAATCCTGCTCGGCCCGGTGTGGGGTGGAGCGGCCTGCGGGCTCTACCTGCTCGCTGGCGCGCTCGGCGCACCGGTGTTCGCCGGCGGATCGGCGGGGCTCGGTGTCCTCGTCGGCCCGACCGCGGGCTACCTCTGGTCGTACCCGTTCGCGGCCGCCGCGATCGGCGTCGTCGTCCACGGCGGCACCTCGCTCGTCGATCCGAAATCGGTCGGCCTCGCCCGACTCGTCGGTGCGATGGTTCTCGGCGTAATCGTAATCTACACGTTCGGGGTGGTGGGGCTAATGGTGGTCCAAAATCTCGGTCCCGTCGAGGCGTTCGTTGGCGGTGCGGCCGCGTTCATCCCGGCCGAGGCGCTGAAGATCGCGGCCGGGGTGGGGATCGTCCGGAGCGACGCGATCGCCGCCACGGCATGA